One genomic window of Niveibacterium sp. SC-1 includes the following:
- a CDS encoding DUF4442 domain-containing protein: MNTSPKLTQGLLAGKRMSPRTMRRILNWWPPFFFARIHCEEIAEDWRSATVRMKMAWYNRNAVGTHFGGAMFAMTDPFFMLMLMQIMGPEYLVWDRHAAIDFKLPGRGTLRARFAIDEATIATIRAATADGNKYEPVLHADVVNAAGEVVLSVTKKLYIRRKPQKTGSAI; this comes from the coding sequence ATGAACACCTCGCCCAAGCTCACCCAGGGCTTGTTGGCCGGCAAGCGGATGTCGCCGCGCACGATGCGGCGCATACTCAACTGGTGGCCGCCGTTCTTCTTTGCCCGCATCCATTGCGAGGAGATCGCCGAAGATTGGCGTAGCGCAACAGTGCGCATGAAGATGGCTTGGTATAACCGCAATGCGGTCGGCACGCATTTTGGCGGCGCGATGTTCGCGATGACCGACCCTTTCTTCATGTTGATGCTCATGCAGATCATGGGACCGGAATACCTGGTGTGGGACCGCCATGCGGCGATCGACTTCAAGCTGCCCGGACGCGGCACGCTGCGCGCCCGTTTCGCCATCGACGAAGCGACCATCGCCACTATCCGGGCCGCCACGGCCGACGGCAACAAGTACGAACCGGTCCTGCATGCCGACGTCGTCAACGCAGCGGGCGAGGTCGTACTCTCGGTGACAAAGAAGCTCTACATCCGGCGCAAGCCGCAGAAAACGGGATCGGCAATATGA
- a CDS encoding UPF0149 family protein produces the protein MSLEAPLTAQNHQPLTDEELDELAELLTAFDNAAALEELDGLFCALMIGPITVLPSEWLPVVLGEDDPAWDTEEAATRMLELLTRHWNTVQLSFREDWSGVSAEEGAEAMYFPLLDDPTESGHALAEGWARGFRDGLQWLDDEHWDALEQDEECVALLNLIAALDTGEKSPGNPLSEDERDEILSPLAAGLQYLYAFWRRWKQVMDAPRIPLRADALPGRNDPCPCGSGKKFKKCCGAPEKLH, from the coding sequence ATGAGTCTGGAAGCGCCCCTCACTGCACAGAACCACCAACCGCTGACGGACGAGGAGCTCGACGAGCTGGCCGAGCTGCTCACCGCCTTCGACAACGCGGCGGCACTCGAAGAGCTCGACGGCCTGTTCTGCGCCCTGATGATCGGGCCGATCACGGTGCTGCCCAGCGAGTGGCTCCCCGTGGTGCTCGGCGAGGACGATCCCGCCTGGGACACGGAGGAAGCCGCGACCCGCATGCTCGAGCTGCTGACCCGCCACTGGAACACGGTGCAGCTGTCCTTCCGCGAGGACTGGTCAGGCGTGTCGGCCGAAGAGGGCGCGGAAGCCATGTATTTCCCGCTTCTGGACGACCCGACCGAAAGCGGTCACGCGCTCGCCGAGGGCTGGGCGCGCGGCTTCCGCGACGGCCTCCAATGGCTGGACGACGAACACTGGGACGCGCTGGAGCAGGACGAGGAATGCGTGGCCCTGCTCAATCTGATCGCGGCCCTGGACACCGGTGAAAAGTCGCCCGGCAATCCCCTGAGCGAGGACGAACGCGACGAGATCCTCTCGCCGCTGGCGGCCGGCTTGCAGTACCTGTACGCCTTCTGGCGGCGCTGGAAACAGGTGATGGACGCGCCCCGCATCCCGCTGCGCGCCGACGCCCTCCCGGGTCGCAACGACCCTTGCCCGTGTGGCAGCGGCAAGAAGTTCAAGAAGTGCTGCGGAGCGCCGGAAAAGCTGCACTGA
- a CDS encoding class I SAM-dependent methyltransferase, giving the protein MTLSLTSVLLSALLAGLALVVLLQLYTLRKLRRVDRHLWNLCNELPETRANEFRQIEALLALYADLKPQLGLPPTRGWAGSPDFLRTLAAHVIRESPETVVECSSGASTLILAHLLRRQGFGHAYSLEHETEYADKTRALLAAHGLSDWATVIDAPLQATRGAQGEQPWYALAGLPASTIDLLVIDGPPTHVAPLARYPAGPHLFPRLSARGHVFLDDAGRSEERETVRRWLAEMPQFEHVALEAEKGLAMLRPRLTAGHA; this is encoded by the coding sequence ATGACATTGAGCCTTACCAGCGTCCTGCTGTCGGCGCTGCTGGCGGGCCTTGCGCTCGTCGTGCTGCTTCAGCTCTACACCCTGCGCAAGCTGCGGCGCGTAGATCGGCACCTCTGGAATCTGTGCAACGAGCTGCCGGAGACCCGCGCCAACGAGTTCCGCCAGATCGAAGCCCTGCTCGCCCTCTACGCCGACCTCAAGCCGCAGCTCGGCCTGCCGCCCACCCGCGGTTGGGCCGGCTCGCCGGACTTCCTCCGGACCTTGGCCGCACATGTCATCCGGGAGTCGCCTGAGACCGTCGTGGAGTGCAGCTCAGGCGCCTCGACCCTGATCCTCGCGCACCTGCTGCGACGCCAGGGCTTCGGCCATGCCTACAGCCTCGAGCACGAGACCGAATACGCGGACAAGACCCGCGCCCTGCTCGCCGCACATGGACTGTCCGACTGGGCCACGGTCATCGACGCCCCGCTGCAGGCAACCCGAGGCGCCCAGGGCGAGCAGCCCTGGTATGCGCTCGCCGGCCTGCCCGCCAGCACCATCGACCTGCTGGTGATCGACGGCCCGCCCACCCACGTAGCCCCGCTGGCACGTTATCCGGCCGGTCCGCATCTGTTCCCCCGCCTGAGCGCGCGGGGCCACGTCTTTCTCGACGACGCCGGACGGTCGGAAGAGCGCGAGACGGTCCGACGCTGGCTGGCCGAGATGCCGCAGTTCGAACATGTCGCGCTCGAGGCGGAGAAGGGTCTTGCGATGCTGCGACCGCGCCTGACGGCTGGGCACGCGTGA
- a CDS encoding oligosaccharide flippase family protein, translated as MASIRSALSYTLLSSNAGVILQFVGSLFLARLLTPAQFGSYSVAAVVVAMAQLLRDFGASAYVVQANTLTREMLRAAFGLMLLTAWGAALALFALAQPIADFYRDGSIAQVMRVLSLSFLFVPFGAVSMACARRELRFGAIALIEGAAGIVQLLVSVLLAFLGWGALSLAWAAVAGALATVIGTCAIRQPDAPWLPSLRGVRAVARFGASIASASTLGHLGNNSPDLVIGRLIDVHAVGVFNRAASLNRMFGNMLQKTLGPVLLPALAQLKREGTDLQGTFLRGTVRITGLTWPVYLTIGVMGDSLIRTLFGPQWSEAVPLVPFICATAAYSSTFTLCGALYVARGQPQLNVRLEAWGLAVKVGAIVAAAPFGLFAVALTWPLITLISSLYHLRLLRRQLRVPARQLARELRLNCVIALLCAGAALLVDQLIRSRFGSTAAPLACVAGGLAAALVWMACLHRLAHPLAEELRRAQRALQARWTSFRTR; from the coding sequence ATGGCATCCATCCGCTCCGCACTGTCCTACACGCTGCTGTCGTCGAATGCCGGCGTGATCCTGCAATTTGTCGGTTCGCTCTTCCTCGCCCGGCTGCTGACGCCTGCGCAATTCGGCTCCTACTCGGTGGCCGCTGTCGTCGTAGCCATGGCGCAGTTGCTCCGCGACTTCGGCGCCAGCGCTTACGTGGTGCAGGCCAACACCCTCACGCGCGAGATGCTGCGGGCGGCTTTCGGACTGATGCTGCTAACGGCCTGGGGCGCCGCTCTTGCCCTGTTCGCGCTTGCGCAGCCGATTGCGGATTTCTATCGCGACGGCTCGATCGCCCAGGTCATGCGGGTGCTCTCCTTGAGCTTCCTCTTCGTGCCCTTCGGCGCCGTGTCCATGGCCTGTGCGCGGCGCGAGTTGCGCTTCGGCGCTATCGCCCTGATCGAGGGCGCGGCCGGGATCGTGCAGCTCCTGGTCTCCGTGCTGCTTGCCTTCCTCGGCTGGGGCGCTCTGAGCCTCGCCTGGGCTGCCGTGGCGGGTGCGCTCGCCACGGTAATCGGCACCTGCGCCATCCGCCAGCCGGATGCTCCCTGGTTGCCCAGCCTGCGCGGCGTCCGCGCCGTGGCGCGCTTCGGCGCCTCGATCGCGAGTGCGAGCACCCTCGGGCACCTCGGCAACAACTCGCCCGATCTGGTGATCGGACGCCTGATCGATGTCCATGCGGTCGGGGTATTCAACCGGGCTGCCTCGCTCAATCGCATGTTCGGCAACATGCTGCAGAAGACGCTTGGTCCGGTCCTGCTACCGGCGCTCGCCCAACTCAAGCGCGAGGGCACCGACCTGCAGGGGACTTTCCTGCGTGGCACGGTACGCATCACCGGCCTGACCTGGCCGGTCTATCTCACGATCGGGGTCATGGGCGATTCCCTGATCCGCACACTCTTCGGCCCGCAATGGTCCGAGGCGGTCCCGCTGGTGCCTTTCATCTGCGCCACCGCCGCCTACTCCTCCACCTTCACCCTGTGCGGCGCGCTCTACGTGGCGCGCGGCCAGCCACAGCTCAACGTGCGCCTCGAAGCCTGGGGCCTGGCCGTCAAGGTGGGCGCCATCGTCGCGGCCGCGCCCTTCGGGCTCTTTGCGGTGGCGCTGACCTGGCCGCTGATCACGCTGATCTCTTCGCTCTACCATCTGCGGCTGCTGCGCCGCCAACTCAGGGTTCCCGCCCGCCAGCTAGCCCGCGAGCTACGACTCAACTGCGTAATCGCCCTGCTCTGCGCGGGCGCGGCGCTGCTTGTCGATCAGCTGATCCGCAGCCGGTTCGGCAGCACGGCGGCGCCGCTCGCCTGCGTCGCGGGCGGACTCGCGGCCGCGCTCGTGTGGATGGCCTGTCTGCATCGCCTCGCGCATCCCCTCGCCGAGGAACTACGCCGCGCCCAGCGGGCCCTCCAGGCACGCTGGACGAGCTTCCGTACGCGCTGA
- a CDS encoding glycosyltransferase, whose amino-acid sequence MDLDAVKGTARGYAWLARTALRGFGLQSGTPRRHLLLLAWLFPPRISGGVYRPAALARYARERGWDVTVITGPGPAEPDAAGRYMLDYVGSEVRVLEVPAGEFKTSYRVFPRVDGGFQNALKTFDLALENLAEDPPGVVLASGPPFHNFIAARYLGRAFGVPYVLDYRDEWTECPFDFVQKGNADRRYERACLRRAEHVIFTTESLLDHQAAVFPELDRARCSVIPNGWEPSDLDAEAVAPPLPPAALRIAFVGLLGDHSLPAVFFSALAQVLENNPALRAGLRVCFVGQKSGKAREQLAAFPYQENLELLDHVSKPTALAIMRNVDGLLLLNDVGMHRYRPGKLYDYLAMGTPLLVHGDGGEIAALVRRFDAGRVIHNGDPAAMAEALTGLAGLRGRSAKLGVRDWLAQHTRSALAEQTVDLLDELIGSQDQVYA is encoded by the coding sequence ATGGACCTCGATGCCGTCAAGGGAACGGCGCGTGGTTACGCATGGCTGGCTCGCACTGCCTTGCGTGGCTTCGGACTTCAATCCGGCACCCCGCGCCGACATCTGCTGCTGCTCGCATGGCTTTTCCCGCCCCGCATCTCCGGCGGCGTTTACCGTCCCGCAGCGCTTGCCCGCTATGCCCGGGAGCGTGGCTGGGATGTCACGGTCATCACGGGCCCAGGGCCGGCCGAGCCTGACGCGGCCGGGCGCTACATGCTCGACTATGTCGGCAGCGAGGTGCGCGTCCTCGAAGTGCCCGCGGGCGAGTTCAAGACCTCCTACCGAGTCTTCCCGCGCGTCGACGGGGGTTTCCAGAACGCGCTCAAGACTTTCGACCTCGCGCTGGAGAACCTGGCCGAGGATCCGCCCGGCGTGGTGCTAGCCTCGGGACCGCCCTTTCACAACTTCATCGCAGCGCGATACTTGGGCCGCGCCTTCGGCGTGCCCTATGTACTCGACTACCGGGACGAGTGGACCGAGTGTCCCTTCGATTTCGTCCAGAAGGGCAACGCGGACCGCCGGTATGAGCGCGCCTGCCTGCGCCGCGCTGAACACGTGATCTTCACGACCGAGTCGCTGCTCGATCACCAGGCCGCGGTGTTCCCGGAACTCGACCGCGCGCGCTGCAGCGTCATCCCTAATGGCTGGGAACCCTCGGATCTGGACGCAGAGGCGGTCGCCCCGCCCTTGCCGCCGGCGGCCCTGCGGATTGCCTTCGTCGGGCTGCTGGGCGACCACAGCTTGCCCGCGGTGTTTTTCTCGGCCCTGGCTCAAGTGCTGGAGAACAACCCGGCGCTGCGCGCGGGCCTGCGCGTCTGCTTTGTCGGGCAGAAGAGCGGCAAAGCGCGCGAACAGCTTGCTGCTTTCCCGTACCAGGAAAATCTGGAGCTGCTCGATCACGTATCCAAGCCGACCGCGCTGGCGATCATGCGCAACGTTGACGGGTTGCTTCTGCTCAACGACGTAGGGATGCATCGCTACCGGCCTGGCAAGCTGTACGACTACCTGGCGATGGGGACTCCGCTGCTGGTCCACGGCGATGGTGGCGAGATCGCCGCGTTGGTACGTCGCTTCGATGCTGGCCGGGTCATCCACAACGGCGATCCGGCGGCGATGGCAGAGGCCCTCACCGGCCTGGCTGGCCTGCGCGGGCGTTCGGCCAAGCTGGGCGTGCGTGACTGGCTGGCGCAGCACACGCGCAGCGCGCTAGCGGAACAGACGGTAGACCTGCTGGATGAGCTGATCGGGAGCCAGGACCAGGTCTACGCCTGA
- a CDS encoding lipopolysaccharide biosynthesis protein, translating into MSVRRSLVLSFAQRYTGLILQFGATLILSRLLTPHEIGVFSVCAAMVAIAHTLRDFGVSDYLIQEQELTHDRIRAAFTLTLCIAWSLALLLWLLSGVLADFYREPALAQVLPVLAANFVLLPVGSPAFALLSREMAFGRIYIIQTSAGLVQSGTAVALAYAKFSSLSLALGSLAGTVVTVVLAAWFRPRDTLLWPGLREWRHVTRFTVFASGSSLINEITRNAHEFVLGRVLGFASVGLYSRASGLIETFHSSITAAIIRVMLPAYAQAKRGGGTDVRARFVLSGTLFAAIACPFFAVVFVLADPLIRVLFGDQWLAAIPVMQLLAINAIIYTFWAFAPQALTVSGAIRSRFRIQVMMSPIQVALVVVAAHFGLIWVAVASTGTNLMMVALHARALHWAIGYTWGDLMRTMRSTFPIVSGSALIPALIAMLWPAQQLGGLLELMLGGLGASVGWLGAVLLLSHPLRPELLRAWDMMRRRLAASRGS; encoded by the coding sequence ATGTCCGTCCGCCGCTCCCTGGTGCTTTCCTTCGCACAACGCTACACCGGGCTGATCCTGCAGTTCGGCGCGACGCTGATCCTCTCCCGTCTCCTCACGCCGCATGAGATCGGCGTCTTTTCGGTCTGCGCCGCCATGGTTGCGATCGCGCACACCCTGCGTGACTTCGGGGTCAGTGACTACCTGATCCAGGAACAGGAGCTCACGCACGACCGGATTCGCGCGGCCTTCACCCTGACGCTTTGCATTGCGTGGAGCCTGGCCCTGCTGCTCTGGCTGTTATCAGGCGTGCTGGCCGACTTCTACCGCGAGCCAGCCCTGGCCCAGGTTCTCCCGGTACTGGCAGCGAACTTCGTTCTGCTACCCGTCGGCTCGCCCGCCTTCGCGCTCCTGTCGCGCGAGATGGCCTTTGGTCGCATCTACATCATCCAGACCTCGGCCGGCCTCGTGCAGTCGGGAACGGCCGTCGCCCTCGCCTATGCGAAGTTCAGTTCGTTGAGCCTGGCGCTGGGATCGCTGGCCGGAACCGTGGTGACGGTCGTCCTGGCCGCGTGGTTCCGCCCGCGCGACACCCTGCTTTGGCCAGGCCTGCGCGAATGGCGCCACGTCACCCGCTTCACCGTTTTCGCCAGCGGCTCCAGCCTGATCAACGAAATCACCCGCAACGCCCACGAATTCGTGCTGGGTCGCGTGCTCGGCTTCGCCTCGGTGGGGCTCTACAGCCGCGCATCCGGCCTGATCGAGACCTTCCACAGCAGCATCACGGCCGCGATCATCCGCGTGATGCTGCCGGCCTACGCTCAGGCCAAACGCGGCGGCGGCACGGACGTGAGGGCCCGCTTCGTCCTCAGCGGCACCCTTTTCGCCGCCATCGCCTGTCCGTTCTTCGCCGTGGTCTTTGTGCTCGCAGATCCACTCATCCGCGTGCTCTTCGGTGACCAGTGGCTGGCCGCGATCCCGGTCATGCAACTGCTTGCGATCAACGCGATCATCTACACCTTCTGGGCCTTCGCGCCGCAGGCGCTCACCGTTTCCGGCGCGATCCGCAGTCGCTTCCGCATCCAGGTGATGATGTCGCCGATCCAGGTTGCCCTGGTGGTGGTCGCCGCGCACTTCGGCCTGATCTGGGTCGCCGTGGCCAGCACCGGCACCAACCTGATGATGGTGGCGCTTCACGCGCGCGCCCTGCATTGGGCGATCGGCTACACCTGGGGGGACTTGATGCGCACGATGCGCAGCACTTTCCCCATCGTGTCCGGCAGCGCCCTGATTCCGGCCCTGATCGCCATGCTGTGGCCCGCGCAGCAGCTCGGCGGCCTGCTGGAGCTGATGCTGGGCGGTCTTGGCGCCAGCGTGGGCTGGCTCGGCGCCGTCCTCCTCCTCAGCCACCCTTTGCGCCCTGAACTGCTCCGGGCCTGGGACATGATGCGGCGGCGGCTGGCCGCCTCTCGCGGGAGCTGA
- a CDS encoding glycosyltransferase, which produces MPHRILLLTPTPTHPCDAGNRVRIHNLVCSLRELGHEVFMLHMEREPGDKAAMGAWLGEANFRSVPFRGARREESAIQRGLRHLQQLVDNDARHVWGLDDWYDPAVTEAALDWHRECGFTAVLVEYVFLSRLLEAFPGEVLKIIDTHDRFANRHRIYLERGLPPQFYSTTPRREGRGLDRADVVLAIQDSERAYFAGVTRADVLTLGHLLRLEDCLRAPDVAPRALIAGSSNPINVDGAQAFLDEVWPAVRQRMPAARLSIAGALSGALPDAPGVEKLGVVADMTEAYRAADLAINPVRQGTGLNIKSIEALGFGLPLATTPAGARGLEAAEGFGLRTCGTPVAMQEAIVELLGDAGLRREYGRRGMAFARDWNRRALGGLAHLLGSRA; this is translated from the coding sequence GTGCCCCACCGCATCCTCCTCCTCACGCCCACGCCCACGCATCCTTGCGATGCGGGCAACCGCGTGCGCATCCATAACCTGGTGTGCAGCCTGCGCGAACTCGGGCACGAGGTCTTCATGCTGCACATGGAGCGCGAACCGGGTGACAAGGCGGCGATGGGAGCCTGGCTGGGCGAAGCGAACTTCCGCAGCGTGCCGTTCCGCGGTGCGCGCCGCGAGGAAAGCGCGATCCAGCGCGGCCTGCGCCATCTGCAGCAACTCGTCGACAACGATGCCCGCCACGTATGGGGGCTAGACGACTGGTACGACCCGGCCGTGACCGAGGCCGCGCTGGACTGGCATCGCGAATGCGGTTTCACGGCCGTACTGGTGGAGTACGTGTTCCTGTCGCGCCTGCTGGAGGCTTTTCCCGGCGAGGTGCTGAAGATCATCGACACGCACGACCGCTTCGCCAACCGGCATCGGATCTACCTCGAGCGCGGCCTGCCGCCCCAGTTCTACTCGACCACGCCGCGGCGCGAGGGGCGCGGCCTGGATCGTGCCGACGTGGTGCTGGCGATCCAGGATTCCGAGCGGGCCTATTTCGCCGGCGTGACGCGGGCCGACGTGCTGACCCTGGGGCACCTCCTGCGACTGGAGGACTGCCTGCGCGCGCCGGACGTGGCGCCCCGCGCCCTGATCGCCGGATCTTCCAATCCGATCAACGTGGATGGCGCCCAGGCCTTCCTCGACGAGGTCTGGCCGGCGGTCAGACAGCGTATGCCGGCCGCCCGACTGTCGATTGCCGGCGCGCTGTCGGGGGCGCTGCCGGACGCGCCTGGCGTGGAGAAGCTCGGCGTCGTGGCGGACATGACCGAGGCCTACCGCGCCGCCGACCTCGCGATCAATCCAGTGCGCCAGGGGACGGGGCTCAACATCAAGTCGATCGAAGCTTTGGGTTTCGGGCTGCCGCTGGCCACGACGCCAGCGGGCGCCCGCGGGCTCGAGGCGGCCGAGGGTTTCGGCCTGCGCACTTGTGGCACGCCGGTGGCGATGCAGGAGGCGATCGTTGAACTGCTCGGCGACGCCGGCTTGCGCCGTGAATATGGTCGCCGCGGGATGGCATTCGCGCGTGACTGGAACCGTCGCGCCCTGGGTGGTCTGGCCCACCTGCTGGGTAGCCGCGCCTAG
- a CDS encoding glycosyltransferase, with product MKKILLVTDNRYWREAIGSQKRITALCRHLEAHHALHVLFLGRLSAEDAARLQDQPRPHALEADPGLQTATPVSPAAPAAGPQNPGARAWARQVLHSMRRGLRGERTGGRRFRLQLHEPKLADYRRPAWAERFRNACARINPDIVLVEYARLAWLLESCADALPRGCRTLVDTHDVQHARQILFHAENRIHDIDITATEEARVLAHADAVIAIQPEDARTLGALLPGKPVLLAPHPQALEPQGEPAPGSPPRVGFFGSAMAPNVDAAHRLIERIWPAVVAQSPRAELHLFGSVCEALAHTPLPASVRCRGFVPDLTDAYAQLHVVLNPVGYGGGLKIKSVEALCHARPLVSSAVGAQGLESGAGSAYLLCEEDAGFIAAILALIDDETARARLAQAALAYAAAHFSPEHAFDEIDQFIATSGS from the coding sequence ATGAAGAAGATCCTGCTGGTCACCGACAACCGCTACTGGCGTGAAGCCATAGGCTCCCAGAAGCGCATCACCGCCCTCTGCCGCCATCTCGAAGCCCATCACGCGCTGCATGTGCTCTTTCTCGGGCGTCTCAGTGCCGAGGATGCCGCCCGCCTGCAAGACCAGCCGCGGCCACACGCACTGGAGGCCGACCCCGGCCTGCAGACCGCGACCCCCGTGAGCCCGGCCGCACCGGCAGCGGGCCCACAAAACCCCGGCGCACGCGCCTGGGCCAGGCAGGTCCTGCACAGCATGCGTCGCGGCCTGCGCGGCGAGCGCACCGGTGGTCGACGCTTCCGCCTGCAGTTGCACGAACCGAAACTGGCCGACTACCGGCGTCCGGCCTGGGCCGAACGCTTCCGCAACGCCTGTGCGCGCATCAATCCGGACATCGTCCTGGTGGAGTACGCGCGACTGGCCTGGCTGCTGGAGAGCTGCGCCGATGCGCTGCCTCGCGGCTGCCGCACCCTGGTCGACACCCACGACGTGCAGCATGCGCGCCAGATCCTGTTCCATGCGGAGAACCGCATCCACGACATCGACATCACCGCGACAGAAGAAGCCCGCGTGCTCGCCCACGCCGATGCCGTGATCGCGATCCAACCCGAGGATGCCCGCACGCTGGGCGCGCTGCTGCCAGGCAAGCCGGTGCTTCTCGCGCCGCACCCTCAGGCGCTCGAGCCACAAGGCGAGCCCGCGCCAGGGAGCCCGCCGCGCGTCGGTTTCTTCGGCTCGGCCATGGCGCCCAACGTCGACGCGGCACACCGCCTGATCGAGCGCATCTGGCCCGCCGTAGTCGCGCAGAGCCCCCGCGCAGAGCTGCACCTCTTCGGCAGCGTCTGCGAAGCCCTGGCACACACGCCCTTGCCGGCCAGCGTGCGTTGCCGCGGTTTCGTGCCCGACCTCACGGACGCGTACGCCCAGTTGCACGTGGTGCTCAATCCCGTCGGTTATGGCGGCGGCCTCAAGATCAAGAGCGTGGAAGCCCTGTGCCACGCTCGACCGCTGGTGAGCAGCGCGGTCGGCGCCCAGGGCCTGGAGTCCGGCGCCGGAAGTGCGTACCTACTGTGCGAGGAAGACGCCGGCTTCATCGCCGCCATCCTTGCGTTGATCGACGACGAGACGGCCCGGGCGCGTCTGGCGCAGGCGGCGCTCGCCTATGCCGCGGCCCACTTCTCGCCGGAACACGCCTTCGACGAGATCGATCAGTTCATCGCGACTTCCGGCAGCTGA
- a CDS encoding acyl-CoA ligase (AMP-forming), exosortase A system-associated, whose translation MTSSHLLHQLVTCSAERNGQAIALVSGEQRIDYSGLQASLEAFASGLLHLGISRGERIAIWLDKREENVVACFGAGLAGAVFVPVNPLLKPEQVGYILRDCNVRVLITSPERLPLLQDTLAACHDLRHVVLTGQAAGTHAPVPVHGWSSLSEASPRAGHRVIDTDVAAILYTSGSTGRPKGVVLSHRNMVAGARSVASYLENRADDVLLAALPLSFDAGFSQLTTAFHAGARVVLLNYLMPRDVLKAMARESVTGLTAVPPLWIQLTQGEWPEGASEHLRYFANTGGRMPLETLRALRARAPKSKPYLMYGLTEAFRATYLPPEEADRRPDSIGKAIPNSEVMVLREDGTPCAPNEPGELVQRGALVALGYWNDAEKTAERFKPLPIGAGGREAGLVLPELAVFSGDTVRMDEEGFLYFIGRRDEMIKTSGYRVSPTEVEEAAYATGMVGECAAFGVDDEALGQAIVLIAKPAGEDALDIAGLLAALKRACPPFQVPSRIIASAGSLPRNPNGKIDRKLLASQLDA comes from the coding sequence ATGACGTCTTCCCACCTTTTGCATCAGCTCGTGACCTGCTCCGCGGAGCGCAACGGACAGGCCATCGCGCTGGTCAGTGGCGAACAGCGGATCGACTACAGCGGGCTCCAGGCTTCACTCGAAGCCTTCGCCAGCGGCCTGCTGCATCTGGGCATCAGCCGCGGCGAACGCATAGCGATCTGGCTGGACAAGCGCGAGGAGAATGTCGTCGCCTGCTTCGGCGCCGGACTCGCGGGCGCGGTCTTCGTGCCGGTGAACCCGCTGCTCAAACCCGAACAGGTGGGCTACATCCTGCGCGACTGCAATGTGCGGGTGCTGATCACCTCACCCGAACGCCTGCCCTTGTTGCAGGACACGCTGGCCGCCTGCCACGACCTGCGCCATGTGGTGCTGACCGGCCAGGCGGCCGGAACGCATGCCCCGGTGCCAGTGCACGGGTGGTCCTCGCTGTCGGAAGCCTCGCCCCGGGCGGGCCATCGCGTCATCGACACCGACGTGGCCGCGATCCTCTACACCTCCGGCTCGACCGGTCGCCCCAAGGGTGTCGTGCTCTCCCACCGCAACATGGTGGCCGGCGCCAGGAGCGTCGCGAGCTACCTGGAGAACCGCGCCGACGACGTGCTGCTCGCGGCCCTGCCCTTGTCCTTCGACGCCGGCTTCTCGCAGCTCACCACGGCCTTCCACGCCGGGGCACGGGTTGTGCTGCTCAACTACCTGATGCCACGTGACGTGCTCAAGGCCATGGCGCGCGAAAGTGTCACAGGGCTCACCGCGGTGCCGCCGCTGTGGATCCAGCTCACCCAGGGCGAGTGGCCCGAGGGCGCATCCGAGCACCTGCGCTATTTCGCCAACACCGGCGGCCGCATGCCGCTGGAAACGCTCAGGGCCCTGCGCGCCCGTGCGCCCAAGAGCAAGCCCTACCTCATGTATGGCCTCACCGAGGCCTTCCGCGCCACCTACCTGCCGCCGGAAGAGGCGGATCGCCGACCCGACTCCATCGGCAAGGCGATCCCCAATTCCGAAGTCATGGTCCTGCGCGAAGACGGCACACCCTGCGCGCCCAACGAGCCGGGCGAGCTGGTCCAACGCGGTGCGCTGGTCGCCCTCGGCTACTGGAATGATGCCGAGAAGACCGCGGAGCGCTTCAAGCCGCTGCCCATCGGCGCTGGCGGTCGCGAAGCCGGCCTGGTGCTGCCGGAGCTGGCGGTGTTCTCCGGCGACACCGTGCGCATGGATGAAGAAGGCTTCCTCTACTTCATCGGCCGCCGCGACGAGATGATCAAGACCTCCGGCTATCGGGTGAGTCCCACCGAGGTCGAGGAGGCCGCCTATGCCACTGGAATGGTGGGTGAATGCGCCGCCTTCGGCGTGGATGACGAGGCACTCGGCCAGGCCATCGTGCTGATCGCCAAGCCCGCGGGCGAAGACGCCCTCGATATCGCGGGACTGCTCGCCGCGCTCAAGCGCGCCTGTCCGCCTTTCCAGGTCCCGTCCCGCATCATCGCGAGCGCGGGCTCGCTGCCGCGCAACCCCAACGGCAAGATCGACCGCAAACTGCTGGCCAGCCAGCTCGACGCCTGA